In Candidatus Mycalebacterium zealandia, one DNA window encodes the following:
- the pstA gene encoding phosphate ABC transporter permease PstA: MKQGAKSGRFSFGGEAYSWLTGIALMISLLMIAGLLFLVASKGLGFFWPSQVAKATLADGSALFGQFAGSKQTDSGDLTRFKVGNRDIYGLAFRWVSDDEITAVEYPASVFVIQRWEWGDMIGEVKEIRENGKTVATAADMEILNRFLASARDLRNKVAHIALSEVDDIIHETEKIEKRVRRKGETPELMARLSKLVGQYREKEAELETLYARMDENTVVIVTAEGHEKEVSFGGIERMYAPNSMGFFSKAGLYAKKFWTFVSAEPREANTEGGVAPAIFGTVIMVILMSVMVMPLGVLAALYLSEYSKKGTFVRIVRICVNNLAGVPSIVFGVFGLGFFVYGIGGLIDSVFFSEALPAPTFGTGGVLWASLTLALLTVPVVIVSTEEGLSQVPKNMREGSLALGATKFETIWKVVLPAALPGVMTGLILAVARAAGEVAPLMLTGVVKLAPDAIIDGRFPFLHAERKFMHLGFHIYDVGFQSPNVEAVKDVVYATAFLLIIIVAVLNLAAIFLRGRIRERRFGSGI, translated from the coding sequence ATGAAACAGGGCGCGAAATCCGGAAGGTTCTCTTTCGGCGGCGAGGCGTATTCTTGGCTCACGGGAATCGCGCTTATGATATCGCTTCTGATGATAGCGGGATTGCTGTTTCTGGTCGCCTCAAAAGGGCTCGGATTTTTCTGGCCTTCTCAGGTAGCCAAGGCGACACTGGCGGACGGAAGCGCACTTTTCGGGCAGTTTGCCGGAAGCAAACAGACTGACTCCGGCGACCTCACAAGGTTCAAGGTCGGCAACAGAGACATTTACGGGCTCGCGTTCCGCTGGGTTTCGGATGACGAGATAACCGCCGTTGAGTATCCGGCTTCGGTGTTCGTTATTCAGAGGTGGGAATGGGGAGACATGATAGGCGAAGTGAAGGAGATTCGCGAGAATGGAAAAACGGTTGCCACGGCGGCGGACATGGAAATTCTGAACCGTTTTCTCGCCTCCGCGCGCGATTTGCGCAACAAGGTTGCGCATATAGCGCTTTCGGAAGTTGACGACATAATCCATGAGACTGAAAAAATTGAGAAGCGCGTAAGACGGAAAGGCGAAACCCCGGAGCTAATGGCGCGGCTTTCAAAACTTGTCGGGCAATACCGCGAAAAAGAGGCGGAGCTGGAAACGCTTTACGCCCGTATGGATGAAAACACGGTTGTTATTGTTACGGCGGAGGGGCATGAAAAAGAGGTTTCATTCGGCGGCATAGAGCGGATGTACGCCCCGAACTCAATGGGATTTTTCTCAAAAGCCGGGCTTTACGCCAAAAAATTCTGGACTTTCGTCTCCGCCGAGCCGCGCGAGGCCAACACCGAGGGTGGAGTCGCGCCCGCGATTTTCGGCACCGTGATTATGGTGATTCTTATGAGCGTGATGGTTATGCCGCTGGGCGTTCTCGCCGCGCTCTATTTAAGCGAGTATTCAAAGAAAGGGACTTTTGTAAGAATTGTAAGAATTTGCGTCAACAATCTTGCGGGGGTTCCGTCAATTGTTTTCGGTGTTTTCGGGCTCGGATTTTTTGTTTACGGAATCGGAGGACTCATAGATTCGGTCTTTTTCTCCGAAGCCCTTCCCGCTCCCACCTTCGGCACGGGAGGGGTTTTGTGGGCGTCCCTCACGCTTGCCCTGCTCACCGTTCCGGTCGTTATAGTTTCAACGGAAGAGGGGCTTTCACAGGTTCCCAAAAACATGCGCGAGGGTTCACTTGCGCTCGGGGCGACAAAGTTTGAAACCATCTGGAAGGTGGTTCTGCCCGCCGCCCTGCCGGGCGTTATGACGGGGCTCATACTCGCGGTCGCGCGCGCCGCCGGGGAGGTTGCCCCGCTTATGCTTACCGGTGTTGTCAAACTCGCGCCGGACGCCATAATTGACGGCAGGTTTCCGTTCCTTCACGCTGAAAGAAAGTTTATGCATCTGGGGTTTCACATATACGACGTGGGCTTTCAGTCTCCCAACGTGGAGGCGGTTAAAGACGTTGTTTACGCGACCGCATTTCTGCTTATAATTATTGTGGCGGTCTTAAATCTGGCTGCGATTTTCCTCAGAGGCAGAATTAGGGAGAGAAGATTTGGTTCCGGAATCTGA
- the pstB gene encoding phosphate ABC transporter ATP-binding protein: MEEKFESLDNTSFDSVIAETKNLSLKYGEVFALKNISMRVPQNMTTALVGPSGCGKSTFLRCFNRLNDLIDDVSIEGEVLVSRENIYSPATEISDLRRRVGMVFQKSNPFPSSIYENVAYGPRISGVKKKSDLDEIVESSLRQAGLWKEARDRLTESAFALSGGQQQRLCIARAVAVRPELLLMDEPCSALDPIATASIEELIRKLKLKYTVVIVTHNMQQAARVSDYTMFMYMGRMVEYDETEKIFLNPALKQTEDYVSGKFG; encoded by the coding sequence ATGGAAGAGAAGTTTGAATCGTTGGACAACACGAGCTTTGATTCGGTAATTGCCGAAACTAAAAACCTCTCGCTCAAATACGGCGAGGTTTTTGCTCTCAAAAACATATCAATGCGCGTTCCCCAGAATATGACAACCGCGCTCGTCGGTCCTTCGGGTTGCGGAAAATCAACCTTCCTGCGCTGTTTCAACCGCCTGAATGACCTCATAGACGATGTTTCCATTGAGGGCGAAGTTCTTGTCTCGCGCGAAAACATTTACTCTCCCGCCACTGAAATCAGTGATTTGCGCAGAAGGGTGGGAATGGTTTTTCAGAAATCAAACCCGTTCCCCTCGTCCATCTATGAAAATGTCGCCTACGGGCCGCGCATATCGGGGGTCAAGAAAAAGAGCGACCTTGACGAAATTGTGGAATCAAGTTTGCGGCAGGCGGGGTTGTGGAAGGAGGCGCGCGACCGCCTCACCGAATCCGCTTTCGCGCTTTCGGGCGGTCAACAGCAACGTCTGTGTATAGCCCGCGCGGTGGCTGTGCGACCCGAACTTCTGCTTATGGACGAGCCGTGCAGCGCGCTTGACCCCATCGCCACCGCGAGCATTGAGGAACTTATCCGCAAACTCAAACTCAAATACACGGTGGTCATCGTAACCCACAACATGCAACAGGCGGCGCGCGTTTCCGACTACACTATGTTTATGTATATGGGCAGAATGGTTGAATACGATGAGACGGAAAAGATATTTTTGAACCCCGCCTTGAAACAAACCGAAGATTACGTTTCAGGTAAATTCGGATAA
- the phoU gene encoding phosphate signaling complex protein PhoU: MTSLLGKEIEDLKKTLLDMMEVVDSMLEKSIGLIRDPSDSKSRIAEIKKMDDDVDSKEVDLDGKCVRLLSLYAPEAEMLRTTIAVMKINNDVERIGDHAVNVARLVGKSSDFPPLAILNEAAEMGEKALEMFRMSVDAFINKREDLTLEVSKKDAEVDMMEKEIVEGTLRHAEMAPEATPAATCAIVIARNLERAADLSTNIAEDTHYLITGNVIKHS, translated from the coding sequence ATGACAAGTTTACTTGGCAAAGAAATAGAGGATTTGAAAAAAACGCTTCTTGATATGATGGAGGTGGTTGATTCCATGCTTGAAAAAAGCATCGGTCTCATCCGCGACCCATCGGACTCCAAGTCCAGAATTGCGGAAATAAAGAAGATGGACGATGACGTTGATTCCAAAGAGGTGGATTTGGACGGAAAATGCGTCCGCCTGCTCAGTCTTTACGCGCCCGAAGCGGAGATGCTCCGCACCACAATCGCGGTTATGAAAATCAACAACGATGTGGAAAGAATCGGCGACCACGCGGTCAATGTTGCGCGGCTTGTCGGCAAAAGTTCGGACTTTCCGCCGCTTGCGATTCTGAATGAGGCGGCGGAGATGGGGGAAAAAGCGCTTGAGATGTTCAGAATGAGCGTTGACGCGTTCATAAACAAACGCGAAGACCTCACGCTTGAAGTGTCAAAGAAAGACGCCGAGGTTGATATGATGGAAAAGGAAATCGTGGAAGGCACGCTCCGGCACGCGGAGATGGCTCCCGAAGCCACGCCCGCCGCGACCTGCGCGATTGTTATTGCGCGGAATCTGGAAAGGGCGGCGGATTTGTCAACCAACATCGCCGAAGACACTCACTACCTCATAACCGGCAATGTTATAAAACACTCCTGA
- a CDS encoding PAS domain-containing protein codes for MRIPAGAVFLCAVAGAVSYINSDSGGGAVVIAGITALAALGAAIAARRRGDAIERNVTEFARTLLSKQFARYDPLSHGGESEMAKALNTAAREFQKRVRAGDEQRARLSVFLNQIREGVLCVSAQGRVTAANKSAQTMLGASGEMVGRNYWEVILSPEIRGLIKDALESGDEPLRREVANLYPAENFYVASAARGEGNDEVTLVLFDSTEMKKLEKAQRDFITNASHEIRTPLTSIMGAVERITGGADGETEKFAQILERNTGRLAKLCGRIISLSELEERRGGRESFLPFNLNDAVMSAVDLMSAAAERKNIAIETEEEPDIVINGDRLIIENMFVNLIENAVKYSPGGSRVRVSVSGGAGGARVSVSDSGRGIERGEEGRIFERFYRGKSAIAEAGNGLGLSIAREAVEIHGGAITVESKPGSGSVFTVSFGAKT; via the coding sequence TTGAGAATTCCCGCAGGCGCAGTTTTTCTGTGCGCGGTTGCGGGCGCGGTTTCCTACATTAATTCAGACTCCGGCGGCGGAGCGGTTGTAATCGCCGGCATCACGGCTCTTGCGGCTCTGGGAGCTGCAATCGCGGCGCGGAGAAGAGGGGACGCGATTGAGCGCAATGTTACCGAGTTTGCCCGGACGCTTCTTTCAAAACAGTTCGCACGCTACGACCCGCTTTCACACGGCGGGGAAAGCGAAATGGCAAAGGCGCTCAACACAGCCGCGCGGGAGTTTCAAAAACGAGTTCGCGCGGGCGATGAGCAAAGGGCGCGGCTTTCGGTCTTTCTCAATCAGATAAGAGAAGGCGTTTTGTGCGTTTCCGCGCAAGGACGCGTTACCGCCGCAAACAAAAGCGCTCAAACAATGCTGGGCGCGAGCGGTGAGATGGTCGGCAGAAACTACTGGGAGGTTATCCTCAGCCCTGAAATCAGAGGGCTTATAAAAGATGCGCTTGAAAGCGGCGACGAGCCCCTGCGGCGCGAGGTGGCAAACCTCTATCCGGCGGAAAATTTTTATGTGGCGTCCGCGGCGCGCGGCGAAGGGAATGACGAAGTAACGCTTGTTCTGTTTGACTCAACCGAGATGAAAAAACTTGAAAAAGCGCAAAGGGACTTTATCACCAACGCTTCCCACGAAATCCGCACTCCGCTCACTTCAATAATGGGCGCGGTTGAGCGGATAACCGGCGGCGCGGACGGTGAGACGGAGAAATTCGCACAGATTTTGGAAAGAAACACCGGACGGCTCGCAAAGTTGTGCGGACGCATTATAAGCCTGTCTGAATTGGAGGAGCGGCGCGGCGGAAGGGAAAGTTTTTTGCCGTTCAACCTGAATGACGCGGTGATGAGCGCGGTGGATTTGATGAGCGCGGCGGCGGAGAGAAAAAACATCGCCATAGAAACTGAGGAAGAGCCGGACATTGTTATAAACGGCGACCGGCTGATTATTGAAAATATGTTTGTGAACCTGATTGAAAACGCGGTCAAATACTCGCCGGGGGGTTCGCGTGTTCGCGTGAGCGTGAGCGGCGGGGCGGGCGGGGCGCGTGTTTCCGTGAGCGACAGCGGCAGGGGAATTGAGCGCGGTGAGGAAGGCAGAATATTTGAGCGGTTTTACAGAGGCAAGAGCGCGATAGCCGAAGCGGGCAACGGGCTGGGTTTGAGCATAGCGCGGGAGGCGGTGGAAATTCACGGCGGAGCGATAACAGTTGAGAGCAAGCCCGGAAGCGGAAGCGTTTTTACGGTTTCTTTCGGCGCGAAAACCTGA
- a CDS encoding response regulator, producing MSKTIAIIDDEKDILEILSSALKSEGFKTKTFRNGREFLLSTGSVKPDLALLDLMMPEMDGIEVCKQLKSSSKTADIPVIMVTARATEIDVVLGLEIGADDYITKPFSTREVVARIKSVLRRGKSAGEDDEAIEIEKLKIDGKSFVASVKGKPIDLTATQFRILEFLAKNRGRVLSRDQIVKKKSESDDRLAYDRTIDVHIKHLREKITDSGVEIKTVRAVGYKLDTAGAEH from the coding sequence ATGTCCAAAACAATAGCAATCATCGATGATGAAAAAGATATTCTGGAGATATTATCCTCCGCGCTCAAAAGCGAGGGATTCAAAACAAAAACCTTCCGCAACGGCAGGGAGTTTCTGCTTTCCACGGGTTCGGTGAAGCCCGATTTGGCGCTTCTTGATTTGATGATGCCCGAAATGGACGGAATTGAGGTGTGCAAACAACTCAAAAGTTCGTCAAAAACGGCGGACATTCCCGTAATTATGGTTACCGCGCGCGCAACCGAGATTGATGTTGTGCTGGGGCTTGAAATCGGAGCCGATGACTACATAACAAAACCGTTCAGCACGCGCGAGGTTGTCGCGAGAATTAAAAGCGTTCTGCGCAGGGGAAAAAGCGCGGGCGAAGATGACGAAGCCATTGAAATCGAAAAACTCAAAATAGACGGAAAAAGTTTTGTTGCTTCGGTGAAGGGCAAACCCATTGACCTTACGGCGACACAGTTCAGAATTCTGGAGTTTCTTGCGAAAAACCGGGGCAGGGTGCTCAGCAGGGATCAGATAGTCAAAAAGAAAAGCGAATCGGATGACCGCCTCGCGTATGACCGCACAATTGATGTTCATATAAAACATCTGCGGGAAAAAATCACGGACAGCGGCGTTGAAATAAAAACCGTTCGCGCCGTGGGCTACAAACTTGATACGGCCGGGGCTGAACATTGA
- the purH gene encoding bifunctional phosphoribosylaminoimidazolecarboxamide formyltransferase/IMP cyclohydrolase, which translates to MGQTTPTKKALISVSDKTGVADFAKSLSELGIEILSTGGTAKTLGDAGVAVTKVENVTGAKEILGGRVKTLHPAIHGGILGIRNNPEHAKQMTENGIEPIDIVVVNLYPFERTIAKKGVSFSEAIENIDIGGPAMVRAAAKNHAFVAVVTDPADYPALLEEIKNSGAVGEQTRLALARKAFALTARYDSAITAFFSQNGVSESEKTGGAGFPQSIAINLTKRMDLRYGENPHQKGAFYTEQTTEACVSTAKQIQGKELSLNNIYDTDSAFELVKEFDPADGVACVIVKHNNPCGVALGETPADAFTKAKQCDPVSAFGGIVALNREADEGIARLIAEMFVEVVIAPRFSEECVKILSEKENLRVLETPAINGKGTGNYDIKKVAGGALIQDRDSTADEDFESAASPTERKPSAAETADMRFAWKVCKHVKSNAIVFARNGATIGIGAGQMSRVDSVKLAAMKAQSPTGGCVMASDAFFPFRDGIDEAAKAGIKAVVHPGGSIRDEETTSAANEHAMAVLLTGVRHFKH; encoded by the coding sequence GTGGGACAAACTACGCCAACCAAAAAAGCCCTCATATCAGTTTCGGACAAAACCGGAGTCGCGGATTTCGCGAAATCTTTAAGCGAACTCGGAATTGAAATTCTGTCCACGGGCGGAACAGCAAAAACTCTTGGCGATGCGGGAGTTGCCGTAACAAAGGTTGAGAATGTTACGGGCGCGAAAGAAATACTCGGCGGCAGAGTTAAAACGCTTCACCCAGCAATTCATGGCGGGATTCTCGGCATACGAAACAACCCCGAACACGCAAAACAGATGACCGAGAACGGCATTGAGCCGATAGACATAGTGGTCGTGAACCTCTATCCGTTTGAACGGACAATCGCGAAAAAAGGAGTTTCTTTCTCCGAAGCGATAGAAAACATAGACATCGGCGGTCCGGCAATGGTTCGCGCGGCGGCGAAAAACCACGCTTTTGTTGCGGTTGTTACGGATCCCGCGGACTATCCCGCCTTGTTGGAGGAAATCAAAAATTCAGGCGCGGTCGGCGAACAAACACGCCTCGCTCTCGCCCGCAAAGCGTTCGCGCTCACGGCGCGATACGATTCCGCGATAACGGCTTTTTTTTCACAAAACGGGGTGTCGGAGAGTGAAAAAACAGGCGGCGCGGGCTTTCCGCAAAGTATCGCAATCAACCTCACAAAACGGATGGATTTGAGATACGGCGAAAATCCGCATCAGAAGGGAGCGTTTTACACCGAGCAAACGACCGAGGCCTGCGTTTCAACCGCAAAACAGATTCAGGGAAAAGAACTCTCCCTCAACAACATCTACGACACCGATTCCGCGTTTGAACTTGTAAAGGAGTTTGACCCGGCGGACGGCGTGGCGTGCGTGATTGTAAAACACAACAATCCTTGCGGTGTCGCGCTCGGTGAAACTCCGGCGGACGCTTTCACAAAAGCAAAACAGTGCGACCCCGTAAGTGCGTTCGGCGGCATTGTCGCGCTCAACCGCGAGGCGGACGAAGGCATCGCGCGCCTCATAGCGGAGATGTTTGTTGAAGTGGTCATCGCTCCGAGGTTTTCAGAGGAATGCGTCAAAATCCTTTCCGAAAAGGAAAACCTGCGGGTTCTGGAAACTCCCGCGATAAACGGGAAAGGCACCGGAAATTACGACATCAAAAAGGTGGCGGGCGGCGCGCTCATACAGGACAGAGATTCAACCGCCGATGAGGATTTTGAATCCGCCGCCTCACCCACGGAAAGAAAACCCTCCGCCGCCGAAACCGCCGATATGCGTTTCGCGTGGAAGGTTTGCAAGCACGTGAAATCAAACGCCATAGTTTTTGCCAGAAACGGCGCGACAATCGGCATCGGCGCGGGGCAGATGAGCAGGGTGGATTCGGTAAAACTCGCCGCGATGAAGGCTCAAAGCCCGACCGGAGGCTGTGTTATGGCGTCAGACGCGTTCTTTCCGTTCAGAGACGGAATTGACGAAGCGGCAAAAGCCGGAATAAAAGCGGTTGTTCACCCCGGCGGCTCAATCAGGGACGAAGAAACCACATCCGCCGCCAATGAACACGCGATGGCGGTTCTGCTGACGGGCGTCAGGCATTTCAAGCATTAA
- a CDS encoding hotdog fold thioesterase: MSNEVEKVRERMERVPIMKLLGAQIARLEKGLCELTAPKKENYDGIFETFHGGLLTTVADTAAAAAVLTVAGSKAAITTTDINIRFLNPCLSGVTAVAKVIKAGKTLCPVQVELTDSGGKTVSIAQVTYMVLNTG, encoded by the coding sequence GTGAGCAACGAAGTCGAAAAAGTACGCGAGAGAATGGAGCGCGTTCCGATAATGAAGCTGCTCGGCGCGCAAATTGCGCGACTTGAAAAAGGGCTGTGCGAACTCACCGCCCCGAAAAAGGAAAACTACGACGGCATTTTTGAAACCTTTCACGGCGGTTTGCTGACCACCGTTGCCGACACCGCGGCCGCGGCCGCGGTATTGACGGTTGCGGGAAGCAAAGCCGCGATAACAACAACAGACATCAATATCCGCTTTCTCAATCCGTGCTTATCCGGCGTAACGGCGGTTGCAAAAGTCATCAAAGCCGGCAAAACACTCTGCCCCGTTCAGGTGGAATTAACAGATTCCGGCGGCAAAACCGTCTCAATCGCTCAGGTTACCTATATGGTTCTGAACACGGGGTAG
- the folD gene encoding bifunctional methylenetetrahydrofolate dehydrogenase/methenyltetrahydrofolate cyclohydrolase FolD, with the protein MAEIIDGNEISKRIRGEIAAQVESLREKTGVTPGLAAVLVGNDPASEIYVARKRSACFEVGMHSEEHRLGARTTQSELLDLIGELNTDPKVHGILVQLPLPEAINEVTVLRTVSPLKDVDGFHPENMGMLMEGNPRFISCTPYGIMEIIDGLGVNVEGMDIVVVGRSNIVGKPVAAMLLNRDATVTVCHLCTKNLAHFTREAEILIVAIGCSEFIKGDMIKEGAIIIDVGINRNEKGKITGDVDFESVFPKCSHITPVPGGVGPMTIAMLLKNTLMAAEIYARG; encoded by the coding sequence ATGGCGGAAATCATAGACGGCAATGAAATCTCCAAACGCATACGCGGCGAAATCGCGGCGCAGGTGGAGAGTTTGCGCGAAAAAACCGGCGTAACGCCGGGGCTCGCGGCGGTTCTTGTTGGGAACGACCCGGCTTCGGAAATCTATGTCGCTCGGAAAAGGAGCGCCTGTTTTGAGGTTGGAATGCATTCCGAAGAGCACCGACTCGGCGCGCGGACAACCCAGAGTGAATTGCTTGACCTTATAGGCGAACTCAACACCGACCCGAAAGTTCACGGCATACTCGTCCAGCTTCCCCTGCCCGAAGCCATAAATGAGGTAACGGTGCTGAGAACGGTTTCGCCGCTCAAGGATGTTGACGGTTTCCATCCCGAAAATATGGGAATGCTTATGGAAGGCAACCCGCGTTTCATCTCATGCACTCCCTACGGAATTATGGAGATTATTGACGGGCTCGGCGTCAACGTTGAGGGAATGGACATTGTGGTGGTGGGCAGGAGCAACATAGTGGGCAAGCCGGTCGCCGCGATGCTGCTCAACAGGGACGCCACGGTTACGGTTTGCCATCTGTGCACAAAAAATCTCGCGCATTTCACCCGCGAGGCGGAGATTCTGATAGTTGCCATAGGATGCAGTGAATTCATAAAAGGCGACATGATAAAAGAGGGCGCGATTATTATAGACGTGGGAATCAACCGGAATGAGAAGGGAAAAATTACGGGCGATGTTGATTTTGAGAGCGTGTTTCCCAAATGCTCGCATATAACTCCCGTTCCCGGCGGCGTGGGACCGATGACGATAGCGATGCTCTTGAAAAACACCCTGATGGCGGCTGAGATTTACGCGCGCGGCTAA
- the folK gene encoding 2-amino-4-hydroxy-6-hydroxymethyldihydropteridine diphosphokinase produces MRFFVRALRSQSARAGRCRSGGAGGPLYGGRNKKVASRGKFLSEKAFVGLGSNLGNGEANCVRALLLISRFASLEAVSPIYKTEPVGIEGVQPFFINAVAMIGDAPPPERFLLELQAVEKQMGRTEKGNNKPRVMDLDILFYGETVFENRSLKIPHPLAHLRRFILEPMSAIAPDFVHPVLGKTIAELLRELDETASVEMLKSEFFPFGSGG; encoded by the coding sequence TTGCGTTTTTTCGTCCGCGCTTTGCGCTCTCAAAGCGCTCGGGCGGGAAGATGCCGAAGCGGTGGAGCAGGCGGGCCGCTTTACGGCGGAAGAAATAAAAAAGTCGCTTCAAGGGGGAAATTTTTGAGCGAAAAAGCGTTTGTCGGGCTTGGGTCAAACCTTGGAAACGGCGAGGCGAACTGCGTTCGGGCTCTTTTGCTCATATCGCGTTTCGCGAGCCTTGAGGCAGTTTCTCCAATCTATAAAACCGAGCCGGTAGGCATTGAAGGCGTTCAACCCTTTTTTATAAACGCGGTCGCGATGATTGGAGACGCGCCGCCGCCCGAACGGTTTTTGCTTGAACTTCAGGCGGTTGAAAAACAGATGGGCAGAACCGAAAAGGGAAACAACAAGCCCAGAGTGATGGATCTCGACATTCTTTTTTACGGCGAAACGGTTTTTGAAAACCGGTCGCTAAAAATCCCCCACCCGCTTGCTCATTTAAGGCGTTTTATTCTGGAACCGATGTCGGCAATCGCGCCTGATTTTGTCCATCCGGTTCTCGGTAAAACCATCGCCGAACTGCTCCGGGAACTTGATGAAACCGCGTCCGTTGAGATGCTGAAAAGCGAGTTCTTCCCGTTCGGAAGCGGCGGTTAG
- the thiD gene encoding bifunctional hydroxymethylpyrimidine kinase/phosphomethylpyrimidine kinase has product MKLEGGLYQTSGFCKMRACLLNSLAMGNKRARALTIAGFDPSGGAGVSRDIKTFTALGVESGAVVACLTAQNEVGFSGALKIATGFIDAQFAAARAENVNSAKTGMLLDEETVTAVCRNIRNFSIKNVIADPVMQSSSGASLLTGNGVDALKKELLPLCGFVTPNIAEAEKICGGGKIETAKDVKNAAREIAALGAGKVVVTGGHLRDERIIDTFFDGAEFFEIGRERIGGEMHGSGCVFSSALCALKALGREDAEAVEQAGRFTAEEIKKSLQGGNF; this is encoded by the coding sequence ATGAAGTTAGAGGGTGGATTATATCAAACAAGCGGTTTTTGTAAAATGCGCGCTTGTCTGTTAAACAGTTTGGCTATGGGTAACAAACGCGCCCGCGCCCTTACAATCGCCGGTTTTGACCCTTCGGGCGGCGCGGGAGTCTCAAGAGACATAAAAACTTTCACCGCGCTCGGAGTGGAGAGCGGAGCCGTTGTCGCATGCCTGACGGCGCAAAACGAGGTGGGATTTTCCGGCGCGCTGAAAATCGCCACCGGTTTTATTGACGCGCAGTTCGCCGCCGCACGGGCGGAAAACGTGAACTCGGCAAAAACCGGAATGCTTCTTGACGAGGAAACTGTTACGGCCGTCTGCCGCAACATAAGGAATTTTTCAATTAAAAACGTCATTGCCGACCCCGTCATGCAATCAAGTTCGGGCGCGAGTCTGCTCACCGGAAACGGAGTGGACGCGTTAAAGAAAGAACTGCTTCCGCTTTGCGGGTTCGTAACTCCGAACATCGCCGAAGCGGAGAAGATTTGCGGGGGCGGGAAGATAGAAACCGCAAAAGATGTTAAAAACGCCGCGCGTGAAATTGCCGCGCTCGGAGCCGGCAAGGTTGTGGTAACGGGCGGACACCTGCGGGACGAGAGAATAATTGACACATTTTTTGACGGTGCTGAATTTTTTGAAATCGGACGCGAAAGAATCGGCGGCGAAATGCACGGAAGCGGTTGCGTTTTTTCGTCCGCGCTTTGCGCTCTCAAAGCGCTCGGGCGGGAAGATGCCGAAGCGGTGGAGCAGGCGGGCCGCTTTACGGCGGAAGAAATAAAAAAGTCGCTTCAAGGGGGAAATTTTTGA